Proteins from a genomic interval of uncultured Methanocorpusculum sp.:
- the xerA gene encoding site-specific tyrosine recombinase/integron integrase: MAPPKRTFSIWIPRYLGNLQTKNYAENTIEAYGRILKLFAKYETYLKENDGGVPESCEELNNFGMGAEINTNSYEIGDFFTLLRNERQLSPASLHQYDSALSSFYRYLINQDITEANPMTKVDRPKIKDRELRYLKHNEVMDFINSIENPRNALIIRTIYATGMRISEICGILAEHIDFQEETIRVRGKGGKIRIVFCDSDTLSKIREHLDGKKSGPVFEGRNGNAISPRTVQHIFNLYAPKGITPHKIRHSYASELYKLSHNLRVVQENLGHNSIQTTEIYIHTDIDERRKAYRSYFPLANGE; encoded by the coding sequence ATGGCACCCCCTAAACGAACCTTCAGCATCTGGATACCAAGATACCTCGGCAATCTGCAGACAAAAAACTATGCTGAGAACACTATCGAAGCGTACGGAAGAATCCTGAAACTTTTTGCAAAATATGAAACCTACCTGAAGGAGAACGACGGCGGCGTGCCGGAATCCTGTGAAGAACTGAACAATTTCGGTATGGGTGCAGAAATCAACACGAACTCCTATGAAATCGGGGATTTTTTTACCCTTCTGCGAAACGAACGGCAGTTAAGTCCGGCCAGCCTGCACCAGTATGACTCCGCCCTCAGCTCATTTTACCGGTACCTGATCAATCAGGACATCACCGAAGCAAACCCGATGACCAAAGTAGACCGGCCGAAAATCAAGGACCGGGAACTCAGATATCTGAAACACAACGAGGTGATGGATTTCATCAACTCGATTGAAAACCCGAGAAATGCACTCATTATCCGAACGATCTACGCCACCGGAATGCGTATCTCCGAAATATGCGGGATTTTAGCAGAACACATCGACTTCCAAGAAGAAACGATACGCGTCAGAGGAAAAGGAGGAAAGATCCGCATTGTATTCTGCGATTCAGACACTCTAAGTAAAATACGCGAACATCTTGATGGTAAAAAAAGCGGCCCGGTCTTCGAGGGAAGGAATGGAAACGCCATATCCCCAAGAACCGTCCAGCATATTTTCAACCTCTATGCCCCGAAAGGGATCACGCCGCATAAAATCAGACACAGTTATGCGAGCGAACTCTACAAACTTTCGCACAATCTCCGTGTCGTTCAGGAAAATCTCGGACACAACTCCATCCAGACAACGGAAATTTACATCCATACAGACATCGACGAGCGCAGAAAAGCGTACCGCAGCTACTTCCCGCTGGCAAACGGCGAATAA
- a CDS encoding DUF5806 family protein: MDEYEHLIEDTPSVQNDRFAEEDRSEEINKYQKFKKVDGATYRKVNVFLRKRTYITAREWAIARLCSDFKTPYGAEMTFIGEHLPELCPFMEESYSPQAVNQARNSFKKKVRKSGATFFYGAMCGFFTLDELDDILFESSEVARFLLEIEGTSLEIDDEIDIEDKISEIMRKLGESANVLLSSRRGASESDEDDDAL; the protein is encoded by the coding sequence ATGGACGAATACGAACATCTCATTGAAGACACTCCTTCAGTGCAAAACGACCGCTTTGCCGAGGAAGACCGCAGCGAAGAGATAAACAAGTATCAGAAATTCAAAAAAGTTGACGGAGCCACCTATCGAAAAGTCAACGTCTTCCTCAGAAAAAGAACCTATATTACCGCCCGCGAGTGGGCGATCGCCCGCCTCTGTTCCGATTTCAAAACACCGTACGGCGCCGAAATGACATTCATAGGCGAACATCTTCCCGAACTCTGCCCGTTCATGGAAGAATCATACAGCCCCCAGGCCGTCAATCAGGCACGCAACTCATTCAAAAAAAAGGTCAGAAAATCCGGAGCGACCTTCTTCTACGGGGCGATGTGTGGATTTTTCACGCTGGATGAACTCGATGACATCCTCTTCGAATCAAGCGAAGTCGCCAGATTCCTGCTGGAGATCGAAGGAACATCCCTGGAGATCGATGATGAGATCGATATCGAGGACAAGATCAGCGAGATCATGCGTAAACTCGGCGAATCCGCAAACGTGCTTTTAAGCAGCAGACGCGGCGCATCCGAAAGCGATGAAGACGATGACGCATTATAA
- the glmM gene encoding phosphoglucosamine mutase — protein sequence MAFEKREKKYFGTNGVRGVTGVDMTPVFALSVAEAFGTMLGEGKKVGVGRDTRTSGPALSSAVRSGLMACGCDVVDFDVIPTPGLQYLVLNHKLDGGVMITASHNPPEYNGIKIIEADGTEMGDERTLELEELMIQKGFAVSAWDKVGECTEEPLARKLYIDSIVAQFPKDCGKGITIVVDPGNGPAAATTPEILRRLGCNVHTINAEFNGLFPGRLPEPSPEGLANLSALVQATGAAFGVAHDGDADRAIFVDENGTFMDGNITFALLASYFCEKNPGGTIVTPVSTSGIVEEVGKKYSCTTTYTVVGSIYVARTMRELIANGENVVIGGEGNGGIIYPNHQFCRDGGMSAATMLGFVAGKTEPLSKLIAELPSFTMYQEKRKTAQAKEIVIHMKTYFADCPIDDRDGMRITRGGAWALIRPSGTEPLVRVFAESQDPAEAKTLLDEIFAEIKPYLE from the coding sequence ATGGCATTCGAAAAACGCGAAAAGAAATATTTTGGTACAAATGGTGTCCGTGGAGTGACCGGGGTCGACATGACGCCGGTATTTGCTCTCAGTGTCGCCGAGGCATTTGGAACGATGCTTGGTGAAGGAAAAAAGGTGGGTGTCGGCCGCGATACCAGAACATCGGGACCGGCGCTGAGTTCTGCAGTCCGTTCCGGGCTTATGGCATGCGGATGCGATGTTGTCGACTTCGATGTGATCCCGACACCGGGCCTACAGTACCTTGTTCTCAATCACAAACTCGACGGTGGCGTAATGATCACCGCATCCCACAACCCGCCCGAGTACAACGGCATAAAAATTATCGAAGCAGACGGGACTGAAATGGGTGACGAGCGGACACTCGAACTTGAAGAACTCATGATCCAAAAAGGATTCGCAGTCTCCGCCTGGGACAAAGTCGGTGAATGCACGGAAGAACCTCTGGCACGTAAACTCTATATCGATTCAATCGTCGCACAGTTCCCAAAAGACTGCGGCAAAGGGATAACTATCGTCGTCGATCCGGGAAACGGTCCGGCAGCCGCCACCACCCCCGAAATCCTGCGCAGACTTGGATGTAATGTCCACACGATCAATGCAGAGTTCAACGGACTCTTCCCAGGCAGACTTCCCGAACCAAGCCCCGAAGGGCTTGCAAATCTCTCAGCCCTGGTCCAGGCGACCGGTGCGGCATTCGGTGTGGCACACGACGGGGATGCGGATCGGGCGATCTTCGTTGATGAAAACGGGACTTTCATGGATGGAAACATCACGTTTGCCCTGCTCGCCTCCTACTTCTGCGAGAAAAATCCGGGAGGTACAATCGTAACCCCAGTCAGCACATCCGGCATCGTCGAAGAAGTCGGCAAAAAATACAGCTGCACAACCACCTACACGGTTGTCGGAAGCATTTACGTGGCACGGACCATGCGTGAACTCATCGCAAACGGAGAAAATGTCGTCATCGGGGGTGAAGGAAACGGCGGGATCATTTATCCAAACCATCAATTCTGCAGAGACGGCGGGATGAGCGCGGCAACGATGCTTGGATTCGTGGCAGGAAAGACCGAGCCGCTTTCGAAGCTCATCGCAGAACTTCCGTCATTCACCATGTATCAGGAAAAACGAAAAACCGCTCAGGCAAAAGAGATCGTGATCCATATGAAAACCTACTTTGCTGACTGCCCGATTGATGACCGCGACGGAATGCGGATAACACGCGGCGGGGCGTGGGCTTTGATCAGACCATCCGGAACGGAACCGCTGGTAAGGGTCTTCGCCGAATCCCAGGATCCGGCAGAAGCGAAAACCCTTCTCGATGAAATTTTTGCCGAGATAAAACCCTATCTCGAATAA
- a CDS encoding nucleoside-triphosphatase, with the protein MQGHIFLTGDIQVGKSTIIRKVIHELRINPGGFRTSWGDPLPDGSSDLFLLGMDEAPSSNRIAARRFGFGRGITAFPEIFDTVGSRLLDEASSSPLIIMDELGFIEKNAVEFQNAVLSALNGSVPILGVVRNMQTPFLDKVRSHPNVEVIIVTKENREEIFQQVLATVKKSYSR; encoded by the coding sequence ATGCAGGGTCATATTTTCCTCACCGGCGATATCCAGGTGGGAAAAAGCACTATCATTCGAAAAGTAATACATGAACTCAGGATTAATCCCGGAGGGTTTCGGACAAGTTGGGGTGATCCTCTTCCTGACGGAAGTTCGGATCTCTTTCTTTTAGGAATGGACGAAGCTCCCTCATCCAACAGAATCGCTGCCCGCCGGTTTGGTTTTGGCCGCGGCATAACTGCTTTCCCGGAAATATTCGATACTGTCGGTTCGCGTCTGCTTGACGAGGCTTCCTCTTCTCCTCTGATCATAATGGACGAGCTTGGGTTTATTGAAAAGAATGCCGTAGAATTTCAGAATGCTGTATTGTCTGCGTTGAACGGATCCGTTCCAATTCTTGGTGTTGTCAGAAATATGCAGACACCGTTTCTGGATAAAGTCCGGTCACACCCGAATGTGGAGGTAATTATCGTGACCAAGGAAAATCGTGAAGAGATTTTCCAACAGGTTCTTGCCACAGTCAAAAAAAGTTATTCGAGATAG
- a CDS encoding KaiC domain-containing protein: MDHDQQSKVMIPSGIPGLDEMIGGGFIKGSVFVLIGETGTGRTMFSLQYLYQGLLNDEKVMYISLFNPVEQLTSTFLSMYPDMRDRINKDIYIVQLPPEIFLTFSSRLGNNVAIMIQELGVSRVVVNPFSVLEETLVTSTGFRSTDLNMVYSSLRSTGATTILHVNSGLTNVFSSKFGFSEVFADGVACMFREFPDNDHMRPYRMPFVLLKSRGLITKTAKLIKYDESGLFTLHSPIK, encoded by the coding sequence ATGGATCACGATCAGCAGTCAAAAGTAATGATTCCTTCCGGCATTCCCGGGCTGGATGAGATGATCGGCGGAGGTTTCATCAAGGGATCGGTTTTCGTTCTGATAGGTGAGACTGGTACCGGCAGAACGATGTTCTCTCTTCAATATTTGTATCAAGGCCTTCTCAACGATGAGAAAGTGATGTACATCAGTCTGTTCAATCCAGTGGAGCAGTTGACAAGTACATTCCTATCGATGTATCCTGACATGAGGGACCGGATCAATAAGGATATCTATATTGTACAGCTGCCTCCGGAAATTTTTCTGACGTTTTCCTCACGTCTCGGTAACAATGTCGCAATTATGATTCAGGAACTTGGTGTGAGCCGTGTTGTAGTAAACCCATTCTCGGTCCTTGAGGAGACGCTTGTCACGTCGACGGGATTTAGATCGACCGATCTGAATATGGTATATTCATCACTGCGTTCAACAGGGGCCACCACGATTCTGCATGTCAATTCAGGCCTGACGAATGTTTTTTCCAGTAAATTCGGTTTTTCCGAGGTTTTTGCCGATGGGGTAGCATGTATGTTCAGGGAGTTCCCGGATAACGATCATATGAGGCCATACCGTATGCCGTTTGTTCTTCTGAAATCCCGCGGGCTTATCACCAAGACGGCTAAACTGATCAAGTATGACGAGTCCGGGCTTTTTACGCTTCACTCGCCGATCAAATAA
- a CDS encoding metallopeptidase TldD-related protein: protein MSDLDIEKILSYGEKNADEVEVFMLDYTDISLEQREMAVSSVFEHAGQSIYIRVVKDNRIGISGTSDATRWKDCLDVAISSAKLSEPVPGWTGFPAKSVLPEGKDPFDKNITVTPDLAAEYLERMNAGAATHPEARVVTGGVSLSTGTAVIANSNGVHYTRQISGISLGMDAICENSTGYDYDSSPFLARINPEKIGEETTFWASASRNGADVETKKYDVVFSEHVVASLILDLFTEAVNGKNVLSGKSVFAGKLGEDVLHPSVSISDIPMDTAGSAWKRFDSEGTVTSDLSIVTNGVLSSFMYDVKTASQAKTVSTGHAHRAGNGATYIHPHCLRIAAPVSDVMDKPCLFVREVIGAHTANSLTGEFSVEVANAFFAESGKFVRPVKKAMISGNVFDILRSGVHISAETKTFDGAVVPKMRIDSMQVIG, encoded by the coding sequence GTGTCTGATCTCGACATCGAAAAAATTCTCTCCTACGGAGAGAAAAATGCCGATGAAGTGGAAGTCTTCATGCTGGATTACACCGACATTTCACTTGAACAGCGGGAGATGGCCGTTTCTTCGGTCTTTGAACATGCGGGCCAGTCCATCTATATCCGGGTTGTTAAGGATAACCGCATTGGAATATCCGGGACCTCTGATGCCACACGGTGGAAGGACTGCCTTGACGTGGCCATTTCGTCGGCCAAACTTTCAGAACCGGTTCCCGGTTGGACCGGTTTCCCGGCAAAATCCGTGCTGCCGGAGGGTAAGGATCCGTTTGACAAAAATATTACTGTGACGCCTGATCTTGCTGCCGAGTATCTGGAACGAATGAATGCCGGTGCCGCCACGCATCCCGAGGCGCGGGTGGTTACCGGAGGTGTTTCCCTTTCGACAGGAACGGCAGTTATCGCCAACTCGAACGGTGTTCATTACACACGCCAGATCTCCGGCATTTCTCTTGGGATGGACGCCATCTGCGAGAACTCGACCGGATATGATTACGACTCGAGTCCGTTTTTGGCCCGAATCAATCCGGAAAAAATCGGTGAAGAAACCACCTTCTGGGCAAGTGCCTCCAGAAACGGTGCGGATGTCGAGACAAAGAAATACGACGTCGTCTTCTCCGAACATGTCGTCGCATCACTCATTCTCGACCTCTTTACCGAGGCCGTGAACGGAAAGAACGTTCTCTCCGGGAAATCGGTTTTTGCCGGCAAACTGGGTGAAGATGTTCTGCACCCTTCGGTCTCGATTTCGGACATTCCCATGGATACTGCAGGTTCTGCATGGAAGAGGTTCGACTCTGAAGGAACCGTGACCTCCGACCTTTCTATCGTCACAAACGGCGTGCTGTCTTCATTTATGTATGATGTAAAGACCGCATCGCAGGCAAAAACGGTCTCGACAGGACATGCCCACCGTGCCGGAAACGGAGCGACGTATATCCACCCGCACTGTCTTCGGATAGCCGCACCGGTCTCTGATGTCATGGACAAACCATGTCTGTTTGTTCGCGAGGTTATCGGAGCGCATACGGCAAACTCCCTTACCGGCGAATTTTCGGTGGAAGTGGCTAATGCATTCTTTGCCGAGTCCGGGAAATTTGTCCGTCCGGTGAAAAAAGCGATGATTTCTGGAAACGTCTTCGATATTCTCAGAAGTGGTGTGCACATCTCTGCTGAAACTAAGACGTTTGACGGCGCCGTCGTTCCGAAGATGCGCATAGATAGTATGCAGGTAATTGGCTGA
- a CDS encoding TldD/PmbA family protein, with amino-acid sequence MEKIRYYDIRYVRGTVTSIQTENRVIENAGSSFYGKALFRVLGENGWGYYCASSIDMDDKKSKDACIQKAAASARLAGVHADIADVPLGSPRSWVCSAKEQAETPLEEKAAQLLLLEESAKIPEICNTSARYSEQYQDVIFEDCNDYSATSSVCRTLFTISAVANRGSDMQMNYEQEAVVGPLSLKEYIPYGEKCAKRAVELLDASVVSGGRMPAVLDPAIGGVFAHEAVGHASEGDAVRDGVSVLAGKLGEQVGSSLVTIIDDPSMHGYGYEPFDAEGVACGPTELIKNGIMHKYMHSRETLAAVGPETGDAGHARAEPGMQPLVRMSNTYIKEGDASYDEIIAECKKGVLLIGSRGGQVDPGRGAFQFNAKYGYLIENGETTKMIRDVSLSGDILSVLHNIALCGKERKMSSGMCGKGQSVPVSDGAPHVYLTEALVGGGGSV; translated from the coding sequence ATGGAAAAAATACGATACTACGACATTCGGTATGTTCGGGGGACAGTTACATCCATCCAGACGGAAAACCGGGTGATCGAAAATGCCGGATCTTCCTTTTATGGGAAGGCTCTCTTCCGTGTCTTAGGCGAAAATGGTTGGGGATACTACTGTGCTTCATCCATCGATATGGACGATAAAAAATCGAAAGACGCCTGCATCCAAAAAGCCGCAGCCTCGGCACGTCTTGCCGGCGTCCATGCCGACATCGCCGATGTGCCGCTTGGATCCCCGCGTTCCTGGGTGTGTTCTGCAAAGGAACAGGCAGAAACCCCTCTTGAGGAAAAAGCCGCGCAGCTTCTGCTTCTCGAAGAGTCTGCAAAAATTCCGGAGATATGCAACACCTCTGCACGTTACTCTGAGCAGTATCAGGATGTCATCTTTGAAGACTGCAATGATTACTCGGCAACCTCTTCGGTATGCCGTACACTCTTCACCATCTCGGCGGTAGCAAACCGCGGATCCGATATGCAGATGAACTATGAGCAGGAAGCGGTGGTTGGCCCACTTTCATTAAAAGAGTATATTCCCTACGGCGAAAAGTGTGCTAAACGCGCTGTTGAACTTCTGGATGCATCCGTCGTCTCAGGCGGGCGCATGCCTGCCGTTCTTGACCCTGCGATCGGCGGCGTATTTGCTCATGAGGCGGTCGGTCATGCAAGCGAAGGAGACGCCGTACGAGATGGTGTGTCCGTTCTTGCCGGCAAATTGGGAGAACAGGTCGGTTCATCTCTCGTCACCATCATCGACGACCCTTCCATGCACGGATACGGGTATGAGCCGTTCGATGCTGAAGGCGTTGCCTGCGGGCCGACAGAACTGATCAAAAACGGAATCATGCACAAATATATGCACTCCCGCGAGACCCTGGCCGCCGTTGGTCCGGAGACCGGTGACGCGGGTCATGCGAGAGCCGAACCTGGAATGCAGCCTCTGGTTCGTATGAGTAATACTTACATCAAAGAAGGCGATGCCTCGTATGACGAGATCATTGCCGAATGCAAGAAAGGCGTTCTTCTGATCGGATCACGAGGGGGACAGGTCGATCCAGGCCGGGGGGCCTTCCAGTTTAATGCAAAATACGGCTATCTGATCGAAAATGGAGAAACGACAAAAATGATTCGTGACGTCTCTCTCTCAGGGGACATTCTCTCGGTGCTGCATAACATCGCTTTGTGCGGCAAAGAACGAAAAATGTCTTCGGGAATGTGTGGGAAAGGCCAGTCTGTTCCGGTATCGGATGGAGCTCCCCATGTGTATCTTACCGAGGCTTTGGTTGGAGGTGGCGGCAGTGTCTGA
- the lonB gene encoding ATP-dependent protease LonB → MEHEDNPGQKTEETVMGTVLDVNPAQDTSPVKEVYASDGYDADIFGGVRFDTTADLEIPPSLIDQVIGQEHAVDVIRKAATQRRHVMMIGSPGTGKSMLAKAMSKLLPKEEMQDILTYPNPEDNNNPIIRVVPAGRGKEIVAAHKEEARKRASSKNTMLLILVIGILGIALISGQLLMGIVAVAFIFMAFRSFMPKETAMVPKLIVSNKPDSTAPFVDGTGSHAGALLGDVRHDPFQSGGLETPAHDRVEAGAIHRAHKGVLFIDEMNTLELSSQQSLLTALQEGEFPITGQSERSSGAMVRTEPVPCRFLMIAAGNLDAVQHMHPALRSRIRGYGYEVYMSETMNDTPENRAKLVRFVAQEVKNDGKIPHYDPSAVSVILREAKRRSGRKGHLTVKLRDLGGLVRVAGDLAMQEGSPVTSVHHVVSAKQIARSVEDQISDEYIRRTRDYDLTIVSGNLVGRVNGLAVVGNDAGSVLPITAEVTPSQGAGMVIATGLLKEIAQESIKNVSALIKKFSGTDIRKVDIHVQFIGTYNGVEGDSASVTVATAVISALENIPVRQDVAMTGSLSVRGDVLPIGGVTYKIEAAAKAGIRTIIIPQSNLADVLIEERYNDMVTIIPVTRIEEVLRYALVPEDKAAFEQKLLQIGKHMDIPKMPMPADNIAA, encoded by the coding sequence ATGGAACATGAGGATAATCCGGGACAAAAAACTGAAGAAACTGTTATGGGGACGGTTTTGGATGTAAACCCGGCGCAAGATACTTCGCCCGTGAAAGAGGTGTATGCCTCTGACGGATATGATGCCGACATTTTTGGAGGCGTTCGGTTTGACACCACGGCGGATCTTGAAATCCCCCCGTCTCTGATTGATCAAGTCATCGGTCAGGAACACGCAGTGGATGTTATCAGAAAAGCCGCCACGCAGCGCAGGCACGTCATGATGATCGGAAGCCCCGGTACCGGCAAGTCGATGCTTGCTAAGGCCATGTCCAAACTCCTCCCAAAAGAGGAGATGCAGGACATTTTAACCTACCCGAATCCCGAGGATAATAATAATCCGATCATCCGTGTGGTTCCAGCGGGCAGAGGAAAAGAGATTGTTGCGGCCCACAAAGAAGAGGCACGCAAACGTGCATCCTCGAAGAACACGATGCTTCTCATCCTCGTCATTGGTATTCTTGGGATCGCTCTGATCTCCGGTCAGCTTCTGATGGGTATCGTTGCCGTGGCCTTTATCTTCATGGCATTTCGGTCGTTCATGCCGAAAGAAACTGCGATGGTTCCAAAACTCATTGTCTCCAACAAACCCGACTCGACCGCACCGTTCGTGGACGGGACCGGATCCCACGCGGGAGCCCTGCTCGGCGACGTTCGCCACGACCCGTTCCAGTCGGGAGGTCTCGAGACCCCTGCCCATGACCGCGTTGAGGCCGGAGCAATTCACCGGGCGCACAAGGGTGTTTTGTTCATTGATGAAATGAACACCCTCGAACTTTCTTCCCAGCAGAGTCTCCTTACAGCTCTTCAGGAAGGGGAGTTCCCGATCACCGGTCAGTCCGAGCGTTCCTCCGGAGCCATGGTCAGAACAGAGCCGGTTCCGTGCCGGTTCCTGATGATCGCAGCAGGAAATCTCGATGCCGTCCAGCATATGCATCCTGCTCTCCGGAGCCGTATCCGCGGATACGGATACGAGGTCTATATGAGCGAGACCATGAATGATACGCCTGAGAACCGGGCAAAGCTCGTCAGGTTCGTAGCGCAGGAAGTTAAAAACGACGGGAAGATCCCGCATTACGATCCATCGGCAGTATCCGTGATCCTTCGCGAGGCAAAACGCCGGTCCGGCAGAAAAGGCCACCTGACGGTGAAGCTGAGAGATCTCGGCGGTCTCGTCCGTGTTGCCGGAGATCTTGCCATGCAGGAAGGTTCCCCGGTTACATCTGTGCACCACGTTGTCTCGGCAAAACAGATTGCAAGATCCGTTGAAGATCAGATTTCAGACGAGTACATCCGCCGGACCCGGGATTATGACCTGACGATCGTTTCCGGAAATCTTGTAGGAAGGGTAAACGGACTTGCCGTTGTCGGCAATGATGCCGGCTCGGTTCTTCCGATCACGGCCGAGGTCACTCCATCTCAGGGAGCAGGCATGGTCATCGCGACCGGTCTTCTGAAGGAGATCGCTCAGGAATCAATCAAGAACGTGAGCGCCTTAATCAAGAAGTTCTCCGGAACCGATATTCGTAAAGTCGATATCCATGTCCAGTTCATCGGAACATACAACGGTGTCGAGGGAGATTCGGCATCAGTGACCGTCGCGACGGCGGTAATTAGTGCGCTTGAAAACATCCCGGTCCGGCAGGACGTGGCGATGACCGGCTCTCTGTCGGTCCGTGGGGATGTTCTTCCTATCGGAGGCGTCACCTACAAGATTGAAGCAGCCGCAAAGGCCGGGATCCGCACTATCATTATCCCGCAGTCGAACCTTGCCGATGTTCTCATCGAAGAACGGTACAACGATATGGTTACTATTATCCCGGTGACCAGAATCGAAGAAGTACTCAGGTACGCTCTCGTTCCTGAGGATAAAGCGGCATTCGAACAAAAACTTCTCCAGATCGGCAAGCATATGGACATTCCAAAAATGCCGATGCCTGCTGACAATATTGCAGCGTGA
- a CDS encoding ribose-phosphate diphosphokinase — translation MKVVYTEKSQVLAARTAQKLGCRLSEVKYTTFPDGEQSIRIMDDDDQMIIIASTVDPESTLQAILLLDACEGKETTLVLPYMGYARQDKKFNDGEPISARAMARALSTGADRVFTINIHDTSILEHFRCPAKNLTIAPEIGAYIGTMALENPLILSPDEGAWEFAKGVVAVGKWDCDHLDKTRLSGSEVTMAPKHLEAVGRDCIIVDDIIATGGSMAKAAGMLLEQGATSVRAAGVHGVFASGGYIKLMQAGLADIASSDTIERASSRITASGVIADAVRK, via the coding sequence ATGAAAGTAGTTTATACCGAAAAGAGTCAGGTTCTCGCGGCACGCACGGCGCAGAAACTCGGCTGTCGTCTATCTGAAGTAAAATACACTACATTCCCGGATGGTGAGCAATCCATACGCATAATGGATGATGATGACCAGATGATAATCATTGCAAGCACGGTCGATCCTGAGTCGACTCTGCAGGCCATTCTCCTGCTCGATGCCTGCGAGGGAAAAGAGACGACGCTTGTTCTGCCATATATGGGATACGCACGACAGGACAAGAAGTTCAATGACGGCGAACCGATCTCGGCACGGGCCATGGCACGGGCCCTTTCGACCGGCGCAGACAGAGTCTTTACCATCAATATCCACGACACCTCGATTCTCGAACATTTCCGCTGTCCTGCAAAAAATCTGACGATCGCTCCGGAGATCGGGGCATACATCGGCACGATGGCACTGGAAAATCCGCTGATCCTTTCTCCCGACGAGGGGGCATGGGAGTTTGCCAAAGGAGTGGTGGCGGTTGGAAAATGGGACTGTGATCACCTGGATAAGACGCGGCTCTCCGGATCGGAAGTTACAATGGCCCCAAAACACCTGGAAGCGGTAGGAAGAGACTGTATCATCGTGGACGATATCATAGCGACCGGAGGATCAATGGCAAAGGCTGCCGGAATGCTTCTTGAACAGGGGGCAACCTCGGTCCGGGCCGCGGGTGTTCACGGCGTGTTTGCATCAGGCGGATACATCAAACTTATGCAGGCCGGCCTTGCCGACATTGCATCCTCTGACACGATCGAACGTGCCTCAAGCAGGATCACGGCATCGGGTGTCATCGCAGACGCCGTACGTAAATGA
- a CDS encoding nucleotide-binding protein: MKYILDSPYFFGDYTLDGELFTTPEVVGELKDLASKMRFEILTENGLVTTEPEAEHVFAATNAALKSGDARVLSDTDISVIALGLTLEGTVISDDFAVQNVCRHLKISSKGILQRNAKKRVWKKICSGCGAEIPADEEDCPICGSAPIRRGTEKGKRR; the protein is encoded by the coding sequence ATGAAATATATTCTGGATTCACCCTATTTTTTCGGGGATTATACGCTTGACGGGGAATTGTTTACCACACCGGAAGTGGTCGGTGAACTGAAGGATCTCGCATCAAAGATGCGGTTTGAGATTCTGACCGAAAATGGTCTCGTGACGACCGAACCGGAGGCCGAACATGTGTTTGCGGCGACGAATGCCGCACTCAAAAGCGGGGACGCCAGAGTTCTCTCCGACACGGACATCTCGGTCATTGCTCTTGGTCTGACGCTGGAAGGCACGGTGATTTCTGACGATTTTGCCGTACAGAATGTCTGCCGGCATCTGAAGATATCAAGTAAAGGTATCCTGCAGAGAAATGCCAAAAAACGGGTGTGGAAAAAAATTTGTTCCGGGTGCGGGGCAGAGATCCCGGCAGACGAGGAAGACTGCCCTATCTGCGGCTCGGCTCCAATCCGGCGCGGGACGGAAAAAGGAAAACGAAGGTAA